A window of Babylonia areolata isolate BAREFJ2019XMU chromosome 2, ASM4173473v1, whole genome shotgun sequence contains these coding sequences:
- the LOC143298548 gene encoding uncharacterized protein LOC143298548 produces MIIDFIPFIYTAVKKMRILRSVAAVCIFSLLSTFLFICCWPFAKVWSKLTSNIYIVYLSHITAILTYFHLLQTKQQWFADDICLGYHNFCVVLLTLEFIGNAYSAQINQVALSTRRYVDRFGWTRCFLFLLTVSSSGYLLVSIADKAENLVRDFSKGEILRRFEDNIHRIEEDRKFFQTSTVHPVTKGKHDPKIFHKLFRYPMEDVRMKCVHRMPWLSAGSPFQQQIVWQRNGVPVTPSDRHSIKVAFREVPEYNSLLDSKLREYGISVYEINSTLTIHLLKTSEFGSYTCHVAKFVQNTVRDYIRFMDKLNKVGTSRRESTEEAEPAKPPSPTCSNAVQPRIQWTDVYTWVEEFRLIRLTRRQEPIRVAPGAILSFTTSYWHLGWKEDIAVDYSVNQQSFYDLCPGTFHGCSKLLLLYWFLGNDIGWRFGGPPLHLFDVWNQPAERFHLLHCLCERSYGHHTIRYMRRYYNRTTNRHELIEIQHPHKLLVIPRDQQMLDLFVNSSAPPPVTTPQCCAEIGSDGEDLCSSFLINEMAAFATDFFRWKELLMIVLLCFVVLYVACKVKLFFSYTGRFIRCLTLEGSMGFLFTATLTSAIQAGPESEQPRTDTSYDVFVSYSDAEPDSSIVNGLVLRLELKGLKVFARDRDGHPGMSELQTISNALEKSRRFLIFLSQAYFGDRFRNDFEAAMIFETLCDRSPQPDEILLIKLNRCEVPLWLKQFPVHDWTASGVKDSDRLHQLLKWLEPAEHKAMFRSALDLLMSVSPVAVVSAALLVISNFSYMI; encoded by the coding sequence ATGATTATTGATTTCATTCCTTTCATCTATACTGCGGTTAAGAAAATGAGGATTCTAAGATCAGTGGCAGCTGTGTGCATATTTTCCTTGTTGTCAACATTTCTTTTCATCTGTTGTTGGCCTTTTGCAAAAGTATGGAGCAAACTTACGTCCAATATTTACATCGTGTATCTCAGTCACATCACTGCCATACTGACTTACTTTCACCTCTTGCAGACAAAGCAGCAATGGTTTGCAGATGATATTTGTCTAGGTTATCACAACTTCTGTGTCGTACTTCTCACATTGGAATTTATCGGAAATGCGTACTCCGCACAAATAAATCAGGTAGCGCTCAGCACACGTCGATATGTGGACAGGTTTGGCTGGACTCGTTGTTTCCTGTTTTTGCTGACTGTCTCTTCCTCTGGTTATCTTTTGGTCAGCATAGCAGATAAAGCAGAAAATCTTGTGCGTGATTTCTCAAAAGGTGAAATACTGAGGAGGTTTGAGGACAACATACATCGCATCGAAGAAGACCGAAAATTTTTCCAAACATCCACTGTCCACCCAGTAACGAAAGGGAAGCACGACCCAAAGATTTTCCATAAACTCTTTCGCTATCCCATGGAGGATGTTCGAATGAAGTGTGTCCATCGCATGCCGTGGCTGTCAGCAGGATCCCCCTTTCAGCAGCAGATTGTCTGGCAGCGAAACGGAGTGCCTGTAACAccctcagacagacacagcatcAAAGTCGCCTTCAGAGAGGTACCGGAATACAATTCTTTGCTGGACTCAAAGTTGAGAGAATATGGTATCAGCGTGTATGAGATCAACTCAACTCTGACGATTCATCTCCTGAAGACCTCTGAATTTGGCAGCTACACTTGCCATGTTGCAAAGTTTGTACAGAATACCGTGCGTGATTACATTCGGTTTATGGACAAACTGAATAAAGTAGGAACCAGTCGTCGTGAGAGCACCGAAGAAGCAGAACCTGCAAAACCACCGTCCCCGACGTGTAGCAATGCTGTGCAGCCCCGCATCCAGTGGACAGATGTGTACACGTGGGTTGAGGAGTTCAGGCTGATCAGGCTGACAAGACGACAGGAACCCATCCGAGTGGCTCCGGGCGCCATTCTGTCCTTCACCACCAGCTACTGGCACCTCGGCTGGAAAGAGGACATTGCTGTGGACTACAGCGTCAACCAGCAATCATTTTACGATCTTTGTCCCGGTACATTCCATGGCTGTTCCAAGCTTCTGTTGCTGTACTGGTTTCTAGGAAATGACATAGGATGGCGGTTTGGCGGACCGCCGCTTCATCTGTTTGATGTCTGGAATCAACCAGCCGAAAGATTCCATTTGTTGCATTGTCTGTGTGAAAGGTCGTACGGGCACCACACTATCAGGTACATGAGAAGATACTACAACCGCACAACAAATCGCCACGAGCTGATAGAAATTCAGCATCCCCATAAATTGCTTGTAATTCCAAGGGACCAGCAGATGTTGGATCTGTTTGTCAATTCATCGGCACCCCCTCCAGTGACCACACCACAGTGCTGTGCAGAAATCGGATCTGATGGCGAAGACTTGTGTTCTAGTTTTCTGATCAACGAAATGGCAGCATTTGCAACAGATTTCTTTCGCTGGAAAGAACTGCTGATGATCgtcttgttgtgttttgttgttctatACGTCGCTTGTAAAGTTAAACTGTTTTTCAGTTACACTGGTCGTTTCATCAGATGTTTAACCTTAGAAGGCTCGATGGGGTTTCTTTTCACAGCAACGCTGACTTCTGCCATACAGGCTGGGCCTGAGAGTGAACAACCCAGAACCGATACTTCTTATGATGTATTCGTGTCGTACTCTGATGCAGAACCTGACAGCAGTATTGTTAACGGACTTGTTCTGCGTCTGGAACTCAAAGGCTTGAAAGTGTTTGCAAGGGACAGGGACGGCCATCCTGGAATGTCGGAGCTCCAAACCATTTCCAACGCCTTGGAAAAGAGTCGACGTTTTCTTATTTTCCTGTCCCAGGCGTATTTCGGAGACAGATTCAGAAACGATTTTGAAGCTGCCATGATCTTCGAAACGCTCTGTGATCGTTCTCCTCAGCCAGACGAAATCCTTCTGATCAAATTGAACCGATGCGAAGTCCCCCTGTGGCTCAAACAGTTTCCGGTCCACGACTGGAcagcttcaggtgtcaaggacagcGACCGCCTGCACCAGCTGCTGAAGTGGCTGGAGCCGGCAGAACACAAAGCGATGTTCCGCTCCGCTCTGGACCTGCTCATGTCCGTGTCCCCCGTAGCAGTGGTGTCCGCTGCGCTACTGGTCATCAGCAACTTCAGCTACATGATTTGA